One stretch of Chitinophaga pendula DNA includes these proteins:
- a CDS encoding DoxX family protein, with amino-acid sequence MNQTDRSLIHKLTATTDNYAGLILRVTLGGVLFPHGAQKVFGWFGGPGFIKEMDHLTHAAGLPAFIAILVILIEFLGALFLLCGWHTRLTAATVAVLFIGIILKVHAGMGFFMNWFGNRPAGVEGFEYHLLVIGICAALIATGSGKYAWDQHYARLKTNR; translated from the coding sequence ATGAACCAAACAGATAGATCCCTGATCCATAAACTCACTGCAACAACCGACAACTACGCAGGGCTCATCTTACGTGTCACCCTCGGTGGCGTCCTCTTCCCACATGGCGCGCAGAAAGTATTCGGCTGGTTCGGTGGCCCGGGCTTCATCAAAGAAATGGACCACCTGACTCACGCCGCCGGCCTCCCCGCCTTCATCGCCATACTCGTCATCTTAATAGAATTCCTGGGTGCCTTATTCTTGCTCTGCGGATGGCACACCCGCCTCACCGCCGCCACCGTCGCCGTACTCTTTATCGGTATCATCCTCAAAGTCCACGCCGGTATGGGGTTTTTTATGAACTGGTTCGGCAACCGCCCCGCTGGCGTAGAAGGATTCGAATACCACCTCCTCGTCATCGGCATATGCGCCGCCCTGATAGCCACCGGTAGCGGAAAATATGCATGGGATCAACACTACGCCCGCCTAAAAACCAACAGATAG
- a CDS encoding Crp/Fnr family transcriptional regulator, translating to MSSAPDKAQQIINHIRSYVDFSDQAAADLIPLLSPQRLRKRQYLLQEGHICRQESFVINGCLQAYKTDDKGKIHILQFAVAGWWIGDLDSFLNTTPSQLNIEALENTEVLNITREQLDWAYQQCPGLERYFRLMIQKAWIATQQRTLSAMSQPAQQRYEEFIARYPSLLQHIPDRHIAAYLGITPQSLSRIRNQRKH from the coding sequence ATGTCATCAGCGCCGGACAAAGCACAACAAATAATCAATCACATTCGCTCCTATGTAGATTTCAGCGACCAGGCAGCAGCCGACCTCATCCCATTGCTATCCCCACAACGCCTGCGGAAAAGACAATACCTCCTCCAGGAAGGACACATCTGCCGCCAGGAAAGTTTCGTAATCAATGGCTGCCTCCAGGCATATAAGACAGACGATAAGGGAAAAATACACATCCTCCAGTTCGCCGTCGCCGGATGGTGGATAGGAGACCTCGACAGCTTCCTTAATACAACACCCTCCCAGCTCAATATTGAAGCCCTCGAAAATACCGAAGTACTCAATATCACCCGCGAACAACTCGACTGGGCCTATCAGCAATGCCCCGGACTCGAAAGATATTTCCGCCTCATGATACAAAAAGCCTGGATCGCCACCCAGCAACGAACCCTCTCCGCTATGTCCCAACCAGCACAACAACGCTACGAAGAATTCATAGCCCGCTACCCCTCACTGCTTCAACATATTCCCGATCGCCATATCGCCGCCTACCTCGGCATCACCCCTCAAAGCCTCAGCCGTATAAGAAATCAGCGTAAACATTAA
- a CDS encoding alpha/beta hydrolase: protein MKIINILSMALLFSAPLAAQQREVIHLWPGAVPGEQRSKHAAVVTPDTSWGVKRLTDVTDPLLEVYPAPAGKGNGGAVVVCPGGGYNLLAINLEGYEIAEWLNGLGYTAFVLQYRVPQQQAGALQDLQRALRVVRSQAVRWQVQPERVGVLGFSAGGSLAARASTRYRETLYAAVDKADEQSAKPAYAVLIYPAYLDKGPSNTLTPEIQPDAETPPIFLFGTSDDSHGNSIPVMAAALRLAKSPVEAHLYATGRHGYGLRPGNPAAAVWPGLAATWLKNK from the coding sequence ATGAAGATCATTAATATTCTATCCATGGCATTATTATTCAGCGCGCCTTTGGCTGCTCAGCAGCGGGAGGTGATCCATTTATGGCCCGGCGCTGTGCCGGGGGAGCAGCGGAGCAAGCATGCGGCGGTGGTGACACCGGATACGAGCTGGGGTGTGAAGCGGCTGACGGATGTGACCGATCCTCTTCTGGAGGTTTATCCGGCGCCGGCGGGGAAGGGTAATGGCGGTGCGGTGGTGGTGTGTCCTGGCGGTGGTTATAATCTGCTGGCTATTAACCTGGAAGGTTATGAGATTGCGGAGTGGCTGAACGGTCTGGGTTATACGGCGTTTGTGTTACAATACCGGGTGCCTCAGCAGCAGGCGGGTGCGTTGCAGGATCTGCAGCGAGCGTTGCGGGTGGTGCGATCTCAGGCCGTGCGTTGGCAGGTGCAGCCGGAGCGGGTGGGTGTGTTGGGCTTTTCTGCCGGCGGCAGCCTGGCGGCGAGGGCGAGTACCCGTTACCGGGAGACATTGTATGCTGCGGTGGACAAGGCGGATGAGCAGTCGGCGAAGCCTGCTTATGCGGTGTTGATCTATCCTGCTTACCTGGACAAGGGGCCTTCTAATACGCTGACTCCTGAAATACAGCCGGATGCGGAAACGCCCCCTATATTTTTATTTGGCACCAGCGACGATTCGCACGGTAACAGTATCCCGGTGATGGCGGCGGCGTTACGGCTCGCCAAGTCACCGGTAGAAGCGCACCTGTATGCGACGGGCAGGCACGGATATGGATTAAGGCCAGGTAACCCAGCGGCGGCAGTATGGCCGGGATTGGCGGCGACCTGGTTAAAAAATAAATAA
- a CDS encoding hydrolase → MASLHLGRDTFGDPADQGKVLTKAEANTLLEEWVKNLRLQLHMRQVGHLMRCWAAERLGLSAAEQWRWELAGLLHDADWDQWPEQHCKKIVEELEMRHVCPEVIRAIAAHGHLHFGVEPVTDMDKMLYAFDELSGLVHAYSLMRPGGYEGMDLKGVKKRLKEKSFAANVSREDIQDACNRAGIEQDDLIQFIIRHQPAVAA, encoded by the coding sequence ATGGCATCATTACACCTGGGGAGAGACACTTTTGGTGATCCGGCGGATCAGGGGAAGGTACTAACGAAAGCGGAAGCGAATACATTATTGGAGGAATGGGTGAAGAACTTACGATTGCAACTGCATATGCGGCAGGTAGGTCACCTAATGCGATGCTGGGCTGCGGAGCGGCTGGGGTTGTCAGCAGCGGAGCAGTGGCGTTGGGAGCTGGCGGGGTTACTACATGATGCTGACTGGGATCAGTGGCCGGAGCAGCATTGTAAGAAGATCGTAGAGGAGTTGGAGATGCGGCATGTCTGTCCGGAGGTGATCCGGGCGATCGCGGCACACGGTCATTTACATTTTGGAGTGGAGCCGGTAACAGATATGGACAAAATGCTGTATGCTTTTGACGAGTTATCGGGGCTGGTACATGCTTATTCGCTGATGCGTCCAGGCGGTTATGAGGGGATGGATCTAAAAGGCGTAAAAAAGCGGTTGAAGGAGAAATCCTTTGCCGCGAACGTATCGCGGGAGGATATACAGGATGCCTGTAACCGCGCCGGGATAGAGCAAGATGACCTGATACAGTTCATTATCCGTCATCAGCCGGCCGTGGCAGCTTAG
- a CDS encoding GNAT family N-acetyltransferase → MLTIQEIFADDHPDGGKHIHFTYTSDYHYKVVLQREAEGWQIRLQAERLAAPFVKAPMEGPLFEAHKTDLRAFVALWDGVEAGLVAYNFQEWNNTIRVWDLYIAPAFKRRGIGSALMQHVKEAARQEGARAVVLESQSSNYPAIRFYLSQGFDLVGLDTISYSNEDVQQGEVRLELGWVVSQASAYDLHGE, encoded by the coding sequence ATGTTAACGATCCAAGAGATCTTTGCCGACGATCATCCGGACGGCGGAAAGCATATTCATTTTACTTACACCAGTGATTATCATTATAAGGTTGTGTTGCAGCGCGAAGCGGAAGGCTGGCAGATCCGGCTGCAGGCGGAGCGCCTGGCGGCTCCTTTTGTGAAGGCGCCGATGGAAGGACCTTTGTTTGAGGCGCATAAGACGGACCTGCGTGCTTTTGTGGCCTTGTGGGACGGTGTAGAAGCCGGATTAGTCGCTTACAATTTCCAGGAATGGAACAATACGATCCGGGTATGGGATCTGTATATAGCCCCTGCATTCAAGCGGCGGGGCATCGGCAGTGCCTTGATGCAACATGTCAAAGAAGCTGCGAGGCAAGAAGGCGCGAGGGCTGTTGTACTGGAGTCGCAGAGTTCCAATTATCCTGCTATCCGCTTTTATTTGTCACAAGGTTTTGACCTGGTGGGGCTGGATACTATCAGTTATTCCAACGAAGACGTGCAGCAAGGAGAGGTACGGCTGGAGCTGGGGTGGGTGGTATCCCAGGCGTCAGCGTACGATCTCCATGGAGAGTAG
- a CDS encoding TIGR00341 family protein, which produces MNRIFRLLRQWLHRYFNLDDDKAESEEIITAITKGIYFKGVNLWTLVFAIFIASIGLNVNATAVIIGAMLISPLMGPIMGVGLGIGINDFELVKKGAYNLLVATIISILTSTIYFSVTPLHEANSELLARTTPTIWDVFIAFVGGLAGIVAGTRKEKTNVIPGVAIATALMPPLCTAGFGLANGNWYYFLGALYLFSINSVFICFATILIVRYLHFPKKSFQDPAREKKVARYIWIVVIITIIPSIYLAYRIVNRSIFMANANNFLKNEFNFKNTQVVNKTFAYNGKNNRIELLLIGEELENTTIDTLSAHMKNYHLGQCELVVKQGLNAKQEIDFSQIKASILEDVFRQQAITTPAVTKTPAHDTAITNTLTSELKTLFPSITAYSISNNAFVRIADNNRDTATYFVARTKRPLNRQDKNKLQQWLQARLSKDTLLLSMEIVR; this is translated from the coding sequence ATGAACAGAATATTTCGACTACTACGCCAATGGCTGCATCGTTATTTTAACCTGGATGACGATAAAGCAGAGTCAGAAGAAATCATCACCGCCATCACTAAAGGGATCTACTTTAAAGGGGTTAACCTGTGGACCCTCGTTTTCGCCATATTCATCGCCTCTATCGGACTAAACGTCAACGCTACCGCCGTTATCATCGGCGCTATGCTCATATCCCCCCTCATGGGCCCCATCATGGGCGTCGGCCTGGGTATCGGCATCAACGACTTCGAACTGGTAAAAAAAGGAGCATACAACCTCCTCGTTGCCACCATCATCAGCATACTCACCTCCACCATATATTTTTCCGTTACCCCACTGCATGAAGCTAACTCAGAACTACTGGCCCGTACCACCCCCACCATTTGGGACGTATTTATCGCCTTTGTCGGCGGACTGGCAGGCATCGTAGCAGGCACAAGAAAAGAGAAAACAAACGTTATTCCAGGCGTAGCCATCGCCACCGCCCTCATGCCCCCACTATGTACCGCCGGCTTCGGCCTCGCCAATGGCAACTGGTACTACTTCCTGGGCGCATTATATCTCTTCTCGATCAACAGCGTATTCATTTGTTTCGCTACCATCCTCATCGTACGTTATCTCCACTTCCCAAAAAAATCCTTCCAGGACCCCGCCCGCGAAAAAAAAGTAGCCCGGTATATCTGGATAGTGGTCATCATCACCATCATCCCTAGCATCTACCTGGCGTATCGTATCGTCAACCGAAGCATCTTCATGGCTAATGCCAACAACTTCCTGAAGAACGAATTCAACTTCAAAAACACACAGGTAGTCAATAAAACATTCGCCTATAATGGAAAAAATAACCGCATAGAACTACTGCTAATAGGAGAGGAGCTGGAAAACACGACCATAGATACACTAAGTGCACACATGAAAAATTATCACCTCGGCCAATGCGAACTCGTGGTCAAACAAGGCCTTAATGCCAAACAGGAAATCGACTTCTCACAGATCAAAGCCAGCATACTCGAAGATGTCTTCCGTCAGCAGGCCATCACCACACCAGCCGTCACTAAAACACCTGCCCATGATACGGCCATCACCAACACACTTACATCCGAATTAAAAACACTATTTCCGTCTATCACCGCATATAGCATCAGTAACAACGCATTCGTCCGCATAGCAGACAACAATCGCGATACCGCCACCTATTTTGTAGCTCGTACCAAACGACCGCTGAACCGGCAGGATAAAAACAAATTACAACAATGGCTCCAGGCACGACTGTCAAAAGATACCCTACTACTCTCCATGGAGATCGTACGCTGA
- a CDS encoding methyltransferase, whose protein sequence is MFNPGAYKTDDAFDWLYPEWVQQLSKRHWTPIGVARKAAHFLADRPGARILDIGSGVGKFCLTGAQHFRESIFYGVEQRVELYECALMAKAAMQLENVHFLHANFTQLQLDDYDHFYFYNSFFENVDTNDRIDHFYHPSLRLYKYYSRYLFQALEQRPAGTRLVTYHNLEEVPSGYEMVDSSPDLLLRMYVKGPI, encoded by the coding sequence ATGTTTAACCCAGGAGCTTATAAGACGGACGACGCTTTTGATTGGTTGTACCCTGAGTGGGTGCAGCAGTTGTCCAAGAGACATTGGACCCCTATCGGGGTTGCCCGTAAGGCGGCACATTTTCTAGCTGACCGGCCAGGTGCGCGGATATTGGATATTGGCAGCGGGGTTGGTAAGTTTTGTCTTACTGGAGCGCAGCATTTCCGGGAGTCGATTTTTTATGGAGTAGAGCAGCGGGTAGAGTTGTATGAATGTGCGTTGATGGCGAAAGCGGCGATGCAGTTGGAGAATGTTCATTTTCTACACGCTAATTTCACGCAGTTGCAGTTAGATGATTATGATCATTTCTACTTTTATAATTCCTTTTTTGAGAATGTTGACACCAACGACCGGATCGATCATTTCTACCATCCCTCATTGCGACTGTACAAATACTACAGCCGTTATCTTTTCCAGGCGTTAGAGCAGCGTCCTGCCGGAACGCGGTTGGTGACGTATCACAACCTGGAGGAGGTGCCCAGTGGTTATGAGATGGTAGATTCTTCTCCGGACCTGTTGCTCAGGATGTATGTGAAGGGACCTATATGA
- a CDS encoding carbohydrate kinase family protein: MMQHQEGIIRSFICFGEMLWDLLPEGASPGGAPMNVAYHLHRQGMQVTPVSRIGQDELGKQLVAFLRSKEVAITSVQIDTVHETGKVYAHMDNRQDVRYEIVAPVAWDFISWDREFEHLMAATAGGYFIFGSLAVRHDVSRETLAQALPRAGIRVLDINLRAPHYTRERLEWLLSQCDILKLNETELQLLGSWYLPEAAPREVVISLSERFQIPEVIVTMGSEGALLYRDGQWHRQAAFPVTVVDTIGSGDAFLAGYLSQRNLGRPAEQCLSYAAALGALVATFPGACPDYDPADIDSLLATVK; the protein is encoded by the coding sequence ATGATGCAACACCAGGAAGGCATTATACGTTCCTTTATCTGCTTTGGGGAGATGCTTTGGGATTTGTTACCGGAGGGCGCATCGCCCGGGGGTGCGCCTATGAATGTGGCCTATCACCTGCACCGTCAGGGTATGCAGGTGACGCCGGTATCCCGGATCGGCCAGGATGAATTAGGCAAGCAGCTGGTCGCGTTCCTGCGTTCGAAGGAGGTGGCGATAACGTCGGTGCAGATCGACACGGTGCATGAGACAGGAAAGGTGTATGCGCATATGGACAACCGGCAGGATGTACGTTATGAGATTGTGGCGCCGGTGGCTTGGGATTTTATCAGTTGGGACCGGGAGTTTGAGCATTTGATGGCGGCGACGGCAGGCGGTTACTTTATATTTGGCAGCCTGGCGGTGCGGCATGATGTGAGCAGGGAGACATTGGCGCAGGCATTGCCGAGGGCCGGCATCCGGGTATTGGATATTAATCTGCGGGCGCCTCATTATACGCGAGAGCGGTTGGAATGGCTGTTGTCGCAATGCGATATTCTGAAGTTGAATGAAACGGAGCTGCAGCTGTTGGGAAGTTGGTATTTGCCGGAGGCGGCTCCTCGGGAGGTGGTGATATCGTTGAGCGAGCGGTTCCAGATACCGGAGGTGATTGTGACGATGGGATCGGAAGGGGCGTTATTGTACCGGGATGGGCAATGGCACCGGCAAGCGGCGTTTCCTGTGACGGTGGTAGATACTATTGGCAGCGGGGATGCATTTCTGGCCGGCTATTTATCGCAGCGTAATCTGGGTAGGCCTGCGGAACAATGTTTATCATATGCGGCGGCGTTGGGGGCACTGGTGGCTACTTTTCCCGGTGCGTGTCCGGATTACGATCCGGCAGACATAGACTCGCTTTTAGCTACTGTAAAATAA
- a CDS encoding DEAD/DEAH box helicase — protein sequence MSFADLQLIAPILDALNEEGYTSPTPIQQQAIPVVLQGKDLLGCAQTGTGKTAAFAIPILQLLYQHKQAAGSIRALILTPTRELAIQIDESFAAYGRNTGLKHAVIFGGVSQQKQVEAIRKGVDILIATPGRLLDLIAQRIITLRHLEFFILDEADRMLDMGFIHDVKKVITQLPAKRQTLFFSATMPPEIAKLANTILTAPVKVEVAPVSSTAEKVAQCVYMVEKKDKAALLQYVLKDKSIDRVLVFTRTKHGADRVAKQLNKHNIKADAIHGDKSQNARQRALTNFKSGDLRVLVATDIAARGIDVEELSYVINYELPNVPETYVHRIGRTGRAGWSGKALSFCDFEEREYLRDINKLTAQSIPVITEHPYLSAGAPPTVPVPQHMTAPKSNTPARKEGKRNGPNPRRKWKGHGNKTNKPS from the coding sequence TTGTCATTCGCAGATTTACAACTGATAGCGCCCATACTGGACGCACTGAACGAAGAAGGATACACATCGCCAACACCAATACAACAACAGGCCATCCCGGTCGTGTTACAGGGGAAAGACCTCCTGGGCTGTGCTCAGACGGGTACCGGTAAAACCGCCGCTTTCGCCATACCCATACTGCAACTTCTATATCAACACAAACAGGCAGCCGGCAGTATACGCGCACTCATCCTCACACCCACCCGGGAACTGGCCATACAGATAGATGAAAGCTTCGCCGCATATGGCCGCAACACAGGACTCAAACATGCCGTGATCTTCGGCGGCGTATCCCAACAAAAACAGGTAGAAGCCATCCGCAAAGGTGTTGATATACTCATCGCCACCCCGGGTCGACTGCTCGACCTCATCGCTCAACGCATCATCACCCTCCGACACCTGGAGTTTTTTATACTCGATGAAGCCGATCGTATGCTAGACATGGGATTCATCCATGACGTGAAAAAAGTGATCACTCAACTGCCAGCTAAAAGACAGACATTGTTTTTCTCCGCTACCATGCCACCGGAGATCGCCAAACTGGCAAATACCATACTCACAGCACCGGTCAAAGTGGAAGTAGCACCCGTCTCCTCCACCGCAGAAAAAGTCGCGCAATGCGTGTATATGGTCGAGAAAAAAGACAAAGCCGCTCTCCTGCAATATGTCCTCAAAGACAAATCCATCGATCGCGTCCTAGTATTCACTCGTACCAAACATGGCGCCGACCGCGTAGCCAAACAACTCAATAAACACAATATCAAAGCTGACGCCATCCATGGCGATAAATCCCAGAATGCCCGCCAGCGCGCACTTACCAACTTCAAATCCGGAGACCTCCGCGTACTGGTAGCCACCGATATCGCCGCTCGTGGTATCGACGTCGAAGAACTATCATACGTCATCAACTACGAACTGCCTAACGTCCCCGAAACATACGTACATCGCATCGGTCGTACAGGAAGGGCCGGATGGAGCGGTAAAGCCTTGTCCTTCTGTGACTTCGAAGAAAGGGAATACCTGCGCGATATCAACAAACTCACCGCCCAGTCCATCCCCGTTATCACCGAACATCCCTACCTGTCCGCAGGCGCACCGCCCACAGTACCTGTCCCTCAACACATGACAGCACCGAAAAGCAACACGCCGGCCAGGAAAGAGGGAAAACGCAATGGACCCAATCCTCGCAGAAAATGGAAAGGTCATGGCAACAAGACCAACAAACCGTCCTGA
- a CDS encoding EamA family transporter, with protein sequence MFKGMILVLIGACCYGVLSTLASIAHSKGYAMGDVAGAQAFFGMLALWSLQLLPHNKQATSTAASPTTPAWKVILAGSSIGMTTYIYYQSVIYIPASLAAILLMQFSWISMLIEWILFSKRPANTQFITMAILLLGTVLASGIIGIHNGWPDIRGVAIAFLSAIVYAVYVVVNGRVGNGLPALRKSALMITGSTLGILLVGTPTFLISGLLFTPFGWQMAVVALLSTIIPPLCFAAGIPRVGVTISAMLMTVELPVAVVSAHLLLGEPISAWQWLGIVIMLGAMSAPQWLENRR encoded by the coding sequence ATGTTCAAAGGAATGATCCTCGTTCTCATAGGCGCCTGCTGCTATGGCGTACTTTCTACATTAGCCAGTATTGCTCACAGTAAAGGATATGCGATGGGGGATGTCGCAGGAGCACAGGCCTTTTTTGGCATGCTGGCGCTATGGTCCCTGCAGCTGCTACCACATAATAAACAAGCAACTTCCACAGCCGCCTCGCCAACCACACCAGCATGGAAAGTAATATTGGCAGGCTCTTCTATCGGAATGACTACCTACATTTATTATCAGTCCGTCATCTATATCCCGGCTTCCCTGGCAGCCATATTGCTGATGCAGTTCTCTTGGATCAGCATGCTGATAGAATGGATCCTGTTTAGTAAACGCCCCGCCAATACACAATTCATTACCATGGCAATATTGCTGCTGGGCACCGTATTAGCTAGCGGGATAATAGGTATACACAACGGATGGCCCGATATAAGAGGTGTAGCTATCGCCTTCCTGTCCGCTATCGTATACGCCGTCTACGTAGTCGTAAATGGCAGGGTAGGAAATGGCTTACCTGCCCTCCGAAAGAGCGCCTTGATGATCACAGGCTCCACATTGGGCATCCTCCTCGTAGGTACCCCCACCTTCCTCATCTCAGGCTTGCTATTCACCCCTTTCGGATGGCAGATGGCAGTCGTCGCATTGCTGAGTACGATTATCCCGCCGCTCTGTTTCGCCGCTGGCATCCCCAGAGTAGGAGTGACCATCAGCGCAATGCTCATGACCGTAGAACTCCCGGTAGCCGTCGTTAGCGCACACCTCCTCCTGGGAGAACCCATTTCCGCCTGGCAATGGCTGGGAATTGTCATCATGCTCGGGGCCATGTCCGCCCCACAATGGCTGGAAAACCGCCGCTAA
- a CDS encoding Crp/Fnr family transcriptional regulator codes for MQEQVDTARQKILAQVDRYITLTTAEQEYFLSCLQVKKLRRRQYLLQAREICRYESFVVEGCLRSFYVDDNGDEHTLHFAIEDWWISDLGSYLRQQPAAVHIEALSPVTVWQLDLPALEQLYREVPAFEKYFRILHQNAYIAQNERILHNISMTGAQRYEAFLKKYPALPQRIPQKYLASYLGITPVFLSQIRSKNTGKEE; via the coding sequence ATGCAGGAACAGGTAGACACCGCCAGACAAAAGATACTCGCACAGGTAGATAGATACATCACCCTCACCACAGCCGAACAGGAATACTTCCTGTCTTGCCTGCAGGTCAAAAAACTACGCCGGCGACAATATCTCCTCCAGGCAAGAGAGATCTGCCGGTATGAAAGTTTTGTCGTGGAAGGATGCCTCCGCTCTTTTTATGTGGATGATAACGGTGATGAACATACGCTACACTTCGCAATAGAAGATTGGTGGATATCTGACCTGGGGTCCTACCTTCGCCAACAACCTGCGGCTGTGCATATCGAAGCACTAAGCCCCGTTACAGTATGGCAACTGGACCTGCCGGCACTGGAACAACTATATCGTGAGGTCCCTGCCTTTGAAAAGTATTTCCGCATCCTGCATCAGAATGCCTACATCGCACAAAACGAACGCATCCTGCACAACATCAGTATGACAGGTGCCCAACGTTATGAAGCATTCCTGAAGAAATACCCCGCTTTACCACAACGTATACCACAGAAATATCTCGCATCCTATCTGGGCATTACACCAGTATTCCTCAGCCAGATCAGGTCCAAAAACACTGGTAAAGAAGAATAA
- a CDS encoding oxidoreductase codes for MQTTLTTHPATTVTHIAQLTLKNRLAVAPMSRISADAAGVPGAAMLAYYQGYAAGGFGLVISEGIYTDDHFSQAYPQQPGLVNEEQVAGWQVITKAVHVEGAFIMAQLMHAGGLSQYHAVPKAPSALQPLGERLKGYGGAGPYSVSRAMTQADIDQAVAGYAQAARYAVAAGFDGVEIHAANGYLPDQFLTAYTNEREDGYGGDVAGRFRFTAEVLAAVRAVVPAGFVVGLRLSEGKVNHLDYRWPDGAATAQAVLTAVKASAPTYVHIAAEGGNWVAETHYPDGSSYSGLAKAMLGVPVIANGGLHDMTISRRVLEEGHADLVAIGRAALKDPSWPRLQFGI; via the coding sequence ATGCAAACGACACTTACTACTCATCCTGCTACGACGGTTACCCATATAGCACAATTGACATTAAAAAACCGGCTGGCGGTGGCTCCTATGTCACGTATCAGTGCGGATGCTGCCGGAGTGCCTGGGGCGGCGATGCTGGCATATTATCAAGGTTACGCTGCGGGCGGCTTCGGTTTAGTCATTAGTGAGGGTATCTATACCGACGATCATTTCAGCCAGGCTTATCCGCAGCAGCCGGGGCTTGTAAATGAGGAGCAGGTGGCGGGATGGCAGGTTATTACGAAGGCGGTGCATGTGGAAGGTGCTTTTATTATGGCCCAGTTGATGCATGCGGGCGGACTATCACAATATCATGCGGTACCGAAGGCCCCCTCTGCGTTGCAGCCTTTAGGCGAACGGTTGAAAGGATATGGCGGGGCCGGCCCCTACTCTGTTTCCCGTGCGATGACGCAAGCGGATATCGATCAGGCAGTAGCTGGCTATGCGCAGGCGGCGCGATATGCGGTAGCTGCGGGTTTTGATGGTGTAGAGATACATGCTGCCAACGGTTATCTGCCTGATCAGTTCCTGACAGCCTATACGAATGAGCGGGAGGATGGTTACGGTGGGGATGTAGCTGGCCGTTTCCGTTTTACTGCGGAGGTACTGGCGGCGGTGCGAGCGGTGGTACCGGCAGGTTTTGTGGTGGGATTGCGTTTGTCAGAAGGCAAGGTCAATCATTTAGATTATCGCTGGCCGGACGGTGCGGCGACGGCACAAGCGGTCCTGACGGCGGTGAAAGCGAGTGCGCCGACGTATGTTCATATTGCGGCGGAAGGAGGTAACTGGGTTGCGGAGACACATTATCCGGACGGCAGTTCTTACAGCGGGCTGGCCAAGGCGATGCTGGGTGTGCCTGTTATCGCGAACGGCGGTTTGCATGATATGACGATCTCCCGGCGGGTATTGGAGGAAGGGCATGCGGACCTGGTAGCGATCGGCAGGGCGGCGTTGAAGGATCCATCCTGGCCCCGGCTGCAATTCGGGATATAG